The following coding sequences lie in one Arachis stenosperma cultivar V10309 chromosome 5, arast.V10309.gnm1.PFL2, whole genome shotgun sequence genomic window:
- the LOC130982888 gene encoding transcription factor bHLH36-like, whose translation MGKGKEKELHQVTIWGLENNNISIDNNEENKKWMHRETERQRRQEMGKLCATLRSLLPLEYIKGKRSTSDHMYEAVNYINQLQNKVKKLQAKRDELKKHFSDLNNNAIHDDDDEDESILHLPPYAVVHPLQGVGVEIICCYSFKKCLCPLSRLLHILIGEGLNIINTISTKKNGRFIHTIQSEDPNISSSADYSELQRKLTEAISSSSSLSETLIRPDESCLLYLDS comes from the exons ATGGGAAAGGGTAAGGAGAAGGAGCTTCATCAGGTAACTATTTGGGGactagaaaataataatattagcATAGATAATaatgaagaaaacaagaagTGGATGCATAGAGAGACAGAAAGACAAAGAAGGCAAGAGATGGGGAAGCTTTGTGCTACTCTTAGATCTCTTCTACCTTTAGAATATATTAAG ggaaagaggtcaacttCTGATCACATGTATGAGGCTGTGAATTACATAAACCAGCTTCAAAATAAGGTGAAGAAGTTGCAAGCTAAGAGGGATGAATTAAAGAAGCATTTTTCTGATCTGAATAATAATGCaattcatgatgatgatgatgaagatgaaaGTATTTTACATCTTCCACCCTATGCTGTTGTTCATCCTTTGCAAGGAGTAGGTGTTGAGATTATTTGCTGTTACAGCTTCAAGAAATGTTTGTGTCCCTTGTCAAGATTGCTACACATTCTTATTGGTGAAGGGCTTAACATAATCAACACTATTTCAACCAAAAAAAATGGAAGATTCATACACACTATCCAATCAGAG GATCCAAATATTAGTAGTAGTGCTGATTACTCTGAGCTGCAAAGAAAGCTTACAGAAGCAATATCATCATCTTCAA GTTTGTCAGAAACTTTGATTAGACCTGATGAAAGTTGCTTATTATATCTTGATTCTTGA